GTAAAATCCACAGTTTTCACGGCAGTATAATAATTCCCTAAAGTCCCAACGCGGCTGAAATATTTTGTTACGTTATTGTTATAATAATTTTCAAAACTAAACAACTTAAAAGTGTTCAAGCCCAGCAAAGCCAGCAGCACTTTTGTAACCAGCCGTGCCGTGCGGCCATTGCCGTCAATAAAAGGATGGATAATCACAAACTGCTTATGAAAAATTCCCGCCAGCAGCAAAGGATCCAGCTCATCAAAATTGCTTTGCGCATAATCAAGCAATTCTCGCAGCAATTTCGGCACGTCCTGATGATCCGGCGGCCAATAAACAGTTTTGCGCAGTTTCGGATCATTCACAAAAACCGGCTCTTTTCTTAATCTGCCCAAGCGAAACTTATCCAGCAGTCCAGTCTCAACGGTTTTGTGTATTGCTAAAATAAAATCCAGCGTCGGCGCCTGACCGGTCTGAATATAGGCATTGGCTTGCAGCAGCGCCTTATTGTAATTGAGGACTTCCCTCTCACTGTCGCGGAGATTTTGCGGCATATTTTTAAGCAGGCGGCGCACATCAGTCAAAGGCAGCGGATTACCCTCGATGCTGGTCGAGGCATAAGTGGAAATTTCACGC
The DNA window shown above is from Candidatus Margulisiibacteriota bacterium and carries:
- a CDS encoding Fic family protein, giving the protein MPFKPCYKITPQLLKNIKQVSVLNAKLNDKNFPQVVFARLEKTAREISTYASTSIEGNPLPLTDVRRLLKNMPQNLRDSEREVLNYNKALLQANAYIQTGQAPTLDFILAIHKTVETGLLDKFRLGRLRKEPVFVNDPKLRKTVYWPPDHQDVPKLLRELLDYAQSNFDELDPLLLAGIFHKQFVIIHPFIDGNGRTARLVTKVLLALLGLNTFKLFSFENYYNNNVTKYFSRVGTLGNYYTAVKTVDFTEWLEYFTDGIVDELLRISKEIQKISVNPQNELKEQHQTILKYIKQKGYITDKIYAVLTKRAKASRHLDFQKLTTLGFIVKQGNGKNSYYILNDAVT